In Anomalospiza imberbis isolate Cuckoo-Finch-1a 21T00152 chromosome 26, ASM3175350v1, whole genome shotgun sequence, the following proteins share a genomic window:
- the DENND2D gene encoding DENN domain-containing protein 2D translates to MASLGNFLRRSLRRAGRREGKDGASAAENTPPRVPQGKQGERSSVFYSAGQFFFEYLVVVSLKKMPDGHYEPKITYQFPKRENLLKGQKEEEERLLQAIPLFCFPDGNNWAPITEFTSETFSFVLTNVDGSRKIGYCRRLLPSGRGVRLPEVFCIISCLGCFGLFSKILDEVEKRRQISMAVIYPFMQGLRESPFPAPGKTVTIKSFIPESGTELIELTRPVDAHLEHVEFQALLQRLSPHLILHIFASAMLERRLIFLAEELSVLSQCIHAVAALLYPFTWAHTYIPVVPECLLDTVCCPTPFMVGIQMRHLEQVLEQPMEEALIVDLCEGKIIRAVGDEEELLPGKLQNEMLLSLNRHNNNNNVHTSEQLNALVSEAFVHFFVRLVGHYGSHIKWGRSGSGSFQERAFCKAITSKSCRRFLKKFVKTNMFSLFIEEAEKSRIPQEAYFQQKIIEYHEQKKHRRDS, encoded by the exons ATGGCTTCCCTCGGCAACTTCTTGCGACGGAGCCTGCGGCGCGCCGGCCGCAGAG AAGGAAAAGATGGGGCCTCTGCAGCAGAAAACACCCCCCCACGGGTACCACAGGGGAAGCAGGGGGAGCGGAGCTCAGTCTTCTACTCTGCTGGACAGTTCTTCTTTGAGTACCTGGTGGTGGTGTCACTGAAGAAGATGCCAGATGGACATTATGAACCCAAAATAACCTACCAGTTCCCAAAG CGTGAGAACTTGCTGAAGGGccagaaggaagaggaggaacgCCTCCTCCAAGCCATCCccctcttctgcttccctgacgGCAACAACTGGGCACCTATCACTGAGTTCACCAG cgAAACCTTTTCTTTTGTCCTGACAAACGTGGATGGCAGCAGGAAGATTGGCTACTGCAGGCGGCTGCTG CCATCCGGGCGTGGTGTCCGGCTCCCTGAGGTTTTCTGCATCATCAGCTGCCTGGGCTGCTTTGGGCTCTTCTCCAAG ATCCTGGACGAGGTGGAGAAGAGGCGTCAGATCTCCATGGCAGTGATCTACCCCTTCATGCAGGGCCTTCGGGAATcgcccttcccagctccagggaaaaCTGTCACCATCAAAAGCTTCATCCCCGAGTCGGGCACAGAG CTCATCGAGCTCACACGGCCTGTGGATGCCCACCTGGAGCACGTGgagttccaggctctgctccagcgACTCAGCCCTCACCTCATCCTGCACATCTTTGCCTCTGCCATGTTGGAACGACGGCTCATTTTCCTGGCTGAGGAACTGAG TGTCCTGTCTCAGTGTATCCACGCCGTGGCTGCTCTCCTGTACCCCTTCACCTGGGCTCACACCTACATCCCCGTGGTCCCTGAGTGCCTGCTGGACACAGTGTGCTGCCCCACACCCTTCATGGTTGGCATCCAGATGCGGcacctggagcaggtcctgGAGCAGCCAATGGAGGAG GCTCTGATAGTTGATCTCTGTGAAGGGAAGATCATCCGGGCG GTGGGGGATGAGGAGGAGCTCCTGCCTGGAAAGCTGCAGAACGAGATGCTGCTATCTCTGAACAggcacaacaacaacaacaacgtGCACA CCTCGGAGCAGCTGAACGCCCTGGTGTCGGAAGCCTTCGTGCACTTCTTTGTGCGGCTGGTCGGGCACTACGGCTCCCACATCAAGTGGGGCAGGAGCGGCTCCGGCAGCTTCCAGGAGCGAGCCTTCTGCAAGGCCATCACCTCCAAGAGCTGCCGCAGATTCCTGAAAAAGTTTGTGAAGACGAACATGTTTTCCCTATTTATTGAGGAAGCGGAGAAGAGCAGGATCCCACAGGAAG catatttccagcagaaaataATAGAGTACCATGAACAGAAGAAGCACAGAAGGGACTCCTGA